A window from Plodia interpunctella isolate USDA-ARS_2022_Savannah chromosome 2, ilPloInte3.2, whole genome shotgun sequence encodes these proteins:
- the LOC128677715 gene encoding transcription factor Adf-1-like has translation MSVVWGNDTVLLLIELYESRDLLWDTSHRDYRNKIKKNDAWEDIAKALKLPRKEIEAKVHTLRSQFVRERKKVKSLKTTGSGREDVKSSAWFAYDAMKFLLKGATTSGSLDTLDTNSPQSQNTISSPDEDVVLQSQSTVPEFQSPHQLESQSTIDQAEQPTTPAPTPSSSRPTRKRSHPNEDRLEEAYEVLHAAKNRMMSRDEFDVYGQYVGTELRALNDEHSVIMAKYYINNILLDARLGKYRTIYNNQSQPVVQQGYSTASSDISPEPSEEHIIQDILETMDSSNTNSIDGTNTN, from the exons ATGTCTGTTGTGTGGGGAAATGATACCGTGCTTTTGCTTATTGAGCTTTACGAAAGTCGTGacttgttatgggatacttcACACCGTGactatcgaaataaaataaagaaaaatgatgCATGGGAGGATATTGCCAAGGCGCTTAAATTGCCTAGAAAAGAAATAGAAGCCAAAGTACATACCCTGCGTTCGCAATTTGTCCGAGAAAGGAAGAAAGTGAAATCGTTAAAAACTACTGGCAGTGGACGAGAGGACGTGAAGTCCAGTGCATGGTTTGCGTATGATGCAATGAAATTTTTGCTAAAGGGAGCCACAACGTCTGGAAGCTTGGACACTTTGGACACAAAC AGTCCACAAAGCCAAAACACGATTTCGTCTCCGGATGAAGATGTCGTTCTACAGTCTCAATCTACCGTTCCAGAATTTCAATCTCCTCATCAACTAGAATCGCAATCTACCATTGATCAAGCAGAGCAACCTACAACCCCTGCACCAACACCTTCATCGTCGCGACCAACTCGCAAGAGGAGCCACCCCAATGAAGATAGATTAGAGGAGGCTTATGAAGTTCTGCATGCTGCTAAAAACAGAATGATGTCCCGAGATGAATTCGATGTTTATGGACAGTACGTAGGAACTGAGTTACGTGCATTAAATGACGAACACAGTGTAATTATggctaaatattatattaataatattttattagatgcaCGCTTAGGAAAATAccgtacaatttataataatcaaagcCAGCCAGTTGTTCAACAGGGCTATAGCACTGCATCCAGTGATATTAGCCCCGAGCCTTCTGAAGAGCATATTATACAAGATATACTTGAAACTATGGATTCCTCGAACACTAATAGCATTGATGGCActaatactaattaa
- the LOC128677698 gene encoding uncharacterized protein LOC128677698 gives MEQHVAEHVAQQLRGMCRDTCRGTFCRPHFSVFIEMSPEEVVAISAAYIVIISSVLKRKRKRRWWMRNFLLQRERRVNILSDLRMSDGSFVNFTRMSSSDFETLLQMIASSIAKQDTILRNAISPHIRLAITLRYLSTGDSYASLSYTFRVSKQLIRKIVPEVCKELINKLKICVKVPATANEWKAKARSFENIWNFPHCVGSIDGKHVLIQAPSNSGSDYFNYKEQFSIVLLGIVDANYNFIYANCGAKGKSSDSGVFQETAFYKALADNQLNWPTPDPIRQDGPNMPYVLVGDSAFALTENMMKPYPGNHDVGTTRRIFNYRLSRARRIVENVFGILGVVFRIFRTPITILPCNAELVVMACIYLHNFLRRNSQSRSLYNPHGTFDSENVDHDILEGSWRREAGSVNMSNLNAMGRRYPESAMEIRNKFAEYFMSEEGRVPWQNNF, from the exons ATGGAGCAACATGTTGCGGAACATGTTGCTCAACAACTACGTGGAATGTGCCGAGATACATGTCGCGGAACATTTTGTCGACCACACTTCTCAGTGTTTATAGAAATGTCGCCCGAGGAGGTTGTGGCTATTAGTGCTGCGTACATAGTAattatatcgagtgtgttgaAACGTAAGAGAAAGAGAAGGTGGTGGATGCGGAATTTCTTATTACAACGAGAAAGAAGAGTAAATATTCTAAGTGATCTCCGAATGTCTGACGGATCGTTTGTGAATTTTACTCGCATGTCATCATCTGATTTTGAAACTTTGTTGCAAATGATCGCATCTTCCATAGCCAAACAGGATACAATATTACGAAACGCTATTAGTCCTCATATCAGACTTGCCATTACATTGAGGTACTTGTCGACTGGAGATTCTTATGCTTCTTTGTCGTACACTTTTCGAGTGTCAAAACAACTGATACGTAAAATAGTACCAGAAGTTTGTAAAgaactgataaataaattgaagataTGTGTAAAG GTCCCAGCTACTGCAAATGAATGGAAAGCCAAGGCTAGaagctttgaaaatatatggaaTTTTCCGCATTGCGTTGGATCTATAGACGGTAAACACGTTTTGATCCAAGCTCCTTCGAATTCTGGAAGTGACTATTTTAACTATAAAGAACAATTTAGTATTGTCCTATTGGGTATTGTCGAtgcaaattacaattttatctatgcAAATTGTGGTGCTAAAGGAAAATCTTCTGACAGTGGAGTATTCCAAGAGACTGCTTTTTATAAAGCTTTGGCTGATAACCAACTCAACTGGCCGACTCCAGACCCAATACGACAAGATGGGCCGAATATGCCTTACGTACTTGTAGGAGACAGCGCCTTTGCACTGACAGAAAACATGATGAAGCCATATCCCGGTAATCATGACGTGGGTACAACAAGACGCATTTTCAACTATCGACTGTCAAGAGCTAGAAGAATTGTCGAAAATGTGTTCGGTATCTTAGGTGTTGTATTTCGTATATTCCGAACTCCCATAACCATCCTACCCTGTAATGCTGAACTTGTTGTAATGGCGTGCATATACCTCCATAATTTTTTAAGGCGAAATAGTCAATCGAGATCACTGTACAACCCACATGGAACTTTTGATTCTGAAAATGTGGATCACGATATTTTAGAAGGATCTTGGCGCAGAGAAGCTGGCTCTGTTAATATGTCGAATTTAAATGCTATGGGACGACGCTACCCTGAATCTGCTATGGaaataagaaacaaatttgCTGAATATTTCATGAGTGAAGAAGGACGTGTTCCCTGgcagaataatttttaa